Sequence from the Polynucleobacter sp. Adler-ghost genome:
CTAAATACCCACTTGAAGCTGGGGGTAAATCCGGAGGAGCTTGGCGTATTAGTTTGGGTATTCATGCGAAGTGATCAAAAGATTTCAGTAGTAAACCCGCTTCTTGAGTATCCAATTCTTTTCCATCGTTACCGACGATGTGTATCTCAGGTGCCGAGGATTGCATGGATTTGATGCTGCCAATTTGGGTGAGTGGAAGATTTAAGTCCTCACTGATTTTGGTGATCGCATCTCTTGAACTGCTTGCTGCAGTAAAACATAGCTCGTAATCATCACCACCAGTCGCTGCGTATTGATTCTGAATAGTTTGCGATTGCTTACGCAATGTTGTCGATTTTGGGATTCGGTCTAAGAAGATTTCTGCATCCTTGCCTGATTGCTTGAGGATATGCCTCAGATCACCCAACAGGCCATCAGAGATATCTAGAGCAGAATTGGCAATGCCTCTTAAGGCAATGCCTAAATGAACTCTAGGGGTGGGTTGATGCATGCGAGCCTCAATGATTTCCAAATCCCCGTTTTTTAATTCCAACTCATGACGCAGTGCAGCAAGGGCAAGTCGGGCATCACCAACGGCACCGGAAACCCAAATGTCATCACCTGCCAATGCCCCTGTTCTACGAATGGCCTCGTCTTTTGGGATGCTGCCAAAAGCGGTGATACAAATATTGAGTGGACCAGCGGTAGTGTCGCCGCCAATGAGTGGACAAGCAAATTGATTGGCGATGGTAAATAAACCTTTGCTAAAGGCCTCTAACCAAGCTGAATTTGCCTCAGGCAGTGCCAGTGCGAGTGTGAAACCCAGCGGCCTAGCGCCCATAGCCGCTAGGTCTGAGAGGTTGACTGCTAGGGCTTTCCAGCCTAGCCACTCTGGATTAGCGTCTGGAAAAAAGTGTCTGCCACATACCAACATATCGCTGGTAATAGCAATTTCCTCAGCGGGGTCAGTTTTTAGTAGTGCGCAATCATCGCCAATCCCCAGCTTTACTGAGCCGGGGTTGCTGACAAGCATGAGTTCCGACTGCGTTTTAAAGAAACGCTGAATGAGATCAAATTCGCCGAGCGAGGAGGTTTGAGATTGCATGCCCCATTTTATGGCTCTTGGGACTCTTTCATCTGAGAGGAATAGAATTAGAAGCTTGAATACGTCTGATTGATGAGTGAACTAATGAGCAAACCAAGCAATAGCAGTAAAGAACAGCAAATAGCGGATTTAAGGGCGGCTGCTCTTCACTATCATGAGTTTCCAACTCCGGGGAAGATTGAAATCGCCCCAACGAAGCAGCTAACCAATCAGCGTGACTTGGCCCTAGCTTATACGCCAGGCGTTGCTGCGCCTTGCGAGGAAATTGTTAAAGATCCCGCGAATGCTTTCAAATATACCGCTCGAGGTAATTTAGTTGGTGTGATAACCAACGGTACCGCAGTATTGGGTCTAGGAAATATTGGCCCATTGGCTAGTAAGCCGGTGATGGAAGGTAAAGCAGTTCTTTTTAAGAAATTTGCTGGCATTGATGTTTTTGATATTGAAGTTAATGAAAACGATCCAGATAAATTAGTTGAAATCATTGCAGCGCTCGAGCCTACTTTTGGCGGTATCAACCTAGAAGACATCAAAGCCCCAGATTGTTTTATTGTTGAGCGCAAGTTGCGAGCACGTATGAAGATTCCGGTCTTTCATGATGACCAACATGGAACTGCAATTGTGGTTGCTGCTGCGATTCTGAATGGCTTAAAAGTAGTCGGTAAAGATGTCGCTAATGTGAAATTAGTCACTTCTGGTGCTGGCGCTGCTGCATTAGCTTGTTTAGATTTATTAGTTGACCTTGGTATCCCGCGTAAGAATATTTGGGTTACTGACTTAGTTGGTGTTGCATACAAAGGTCGTCAAGAATTAATGGATCCGCAAAAGGAGCCGTTCTGTCAGGAGACAGATTTACGCACTCTAGATCAAGTGATTGAAGGCGCTGATATTTTTTTAGGCCTTTCAGCTGGCGGTGTTCTGAAGCAATCGATGGTGAAGAAGATGGCTGATAAGCCATTGATCTATGCCTTGGCAAATCCAACTCCTGAGATTCTGCCTGAGGAGGTAAAGGAAGTTCGTCCTGACGCGGTGATGGCAACTGGCCGTACTGATTACCCAAACCAAGTAAATAACGTGTTGTGCTTTCCATTTATCTTCCGCGGTGCATTAGACGTTGGCGCTACCACCATCACGCGTGGCATGGAAGTCGCAGCGGTTAAGGCTGTGGCGGAGTTGGCACGTGCTGAGCAGAGCGAAATAGTGACCTCGGTATACGGTATTGAGAACTTGTCTTTTGGTCCGGAGTACTTAATTCCGAAGCCGTTTGATCCGCGTTTGATTACCGTCATCGCACCCGCTGTTGCTAAGGCGGCCATGGAGGACGGCGTAGCTCTGCGCCCAATTAAAGACTTCGATGCTTACCGCAATCAATTACAACAATTTGTGTACCACTCCGGTACTTTGATGAAGCCATTGTTTAGCATTGCTAAGGGAGTGCCTGCCGCTCAAAAACGGATTGTGTTTGCTGAAGGTGAGGATGAGCGCGTATTGCGTGCAGTACAAATCATTATTGATGAGCATTTAGCAACACCAATTCTGATCGGTCGTCCTGCGGTAATTGAGCACCGCATTGACAAGTTCGGATTACGTATTAAAGCGGGTGAAGACTTTGAGATCGTGAACCCAGAGAGTGACTCACGCTTCCGTGATTTCTGGCAAACGTATTTAGGCTTGACTGAGCGTAAGGGTGTTACCGAATCTTTTGCTAAGCTAGAAATGCGTCGCCGCAATAGCTTGATCGGATCCATCATGATTAGTAAAGGCATGGCTGATGGCATGATCTGTGGCACCGTTGGCAATTTAGCAACCCATTTGAAGTACATCGATGAGGTGGTCGGTCAAGAGCCGGGTGCCAATGTGTATGGCGCCATGTCTGGATTAATTTTGCCGGGTCGCCAAGTCTTCTTGGTCGATACCCATGTGAATATCGATCCAACAGCAGAACAATTGGCTGAACTCACCTTGATGGCTGCAAACGAAATGCGTAAATTGGGCATAGCGCCTAAGGTGGCGCTCTTGTCCCATTCCAACTTCGGTTCAAGTAGCGCTCCATCTGCAGTCAAAATGCGTGACGTTCTCGCTTTGATTCAAAAAGCAGACCCTAGTCTTGAAGTGGATGGTGAAATGCACGGTGATAGCGCTTTGGATGAAACTATTCGCGCCGGTGCGGTTACTTCATCACCGCTAAAAGGTGATGCTAATTTGTTAGTTCTGCCAAATATTGATGCTGCCAATATTTCTTACAACTTATTGAAGACGGCTGCCGGTAACGGTATCGCAATCGGACCATTACTTTTAGGGGTTGCTAAGCCAATTCATATTTTGACGCCAGCAGCTACAGTGCGTCGTATCGTCAATGTGACTACCTTGGCGGTAGTTGAAGCTGCAAGTAACGCTAGAGGGGCGGCCTAAGACCTGGGGATGGGCCTTTATTTATGTTAGTTAGCATTAACTAACATAAATAATTATTATATAAATCAATGGTTTATATAAAATGTACTGTAATTGGACTTGATTTGATGGCGTGTTAAGGGTAATCTAGCATCCATCATGAATAATCGCTCTGAAAACGGCACTACAGTAGGCTTTGACGAACACAGTCGGGCTGAAAGTTGGGATAGTAACGATCGACTCGAAACCGAGTCATCCGCTGCCAATATCTATGCTGAGGGCGGTTTATCTCGTTTACAAACCTATGCAGCAAATCAAGTTTCGGGGAAAAAAGTGACTGCTTCTTGGCGTGCCGCTTTGGCCGTTCGCGATGCCGGACCGCCGGCAATGTTGCGCAGTGTGCGCCCTAATATCGTGCAATCTATTCGTGCTTTTCGCACTCCTGATCTTCAGGAGGCGGCTACTGAACTTGGCCAGCATTTCATTTACGCAAATTGTGCAAATGCAATGACTAAAGGCGAAGTTTTAGAGGCGATTGCAATTGCTTACACCTTTACCAAGCAACAGGCGAAGAATTTCGATCCTTTATTGGACGCTTTGACGACAACTGTTGATAAGTCTGGCCCTCAGCCAGGTTTTGTAGTGGTGCTCGAAGGTTTGCCTTGTACTCAGAAGTTTGACAAAGAGGCCCGTGAGACCCTGCTAGATGTATTCCGTGATGCTGTGGACTTTTGGTCTGAACGCCGCACACCGTATCGCGTGTTCTACTCTTTTGCTTAATTCCTTGTTTAACAAATAAGCAGCAGTCAATCAGCAAAAATCGCCTCTATTTGAGGCGATTTTGCATTTCTGGGCCCCAAATACTGTGAACAACAGTAATAGCCACAATTCCAGCAGTTTCAGTTCTCAATACGCGATCACCCAGAGAAACTATTTGATAACCGGCTGCCTGAGCTTGTGCTTCCTCTTCTGGGGAGTGTCCACCTTCGGGCCCAATCATCAAAATGACATCCTGCGGTGGGTTATCCACTAAAACAGAATATAAGCTTTTATCAGTATCTGGGCTTAAAAGTAGTTTAAGTTTAGCTTTTTGAGTCTTCTGTAGATAACTTGCAAAACTTTGAACAGGCTCTACTGTAGCTAAGACTGTGCGATCACATTGTTCGCAAGCTGCTTGAACAATGCCTTGCCAGTGCAAAAGACGCTTTTGGGCACGTTCAGCATCACTAGAGCGGGTTAATTTAATCACTGAGCGCTCACACTGTAATGGGGCAATAAGCTGAGCCCCAGTCTCTATAGCCTTTTCAACCACCCAATCCATTTTGTCGCCCCCAGCAAGCCCTTGCGCCAGAGTAATGGCATACGGGCTCTCACGATGAGTGTCTTGGCGAATATCGCTCAACTCGGCTTCCCCCGATTTATTGCTGAGGGAAAGGAGTTTGGCTAGGGCAACTTGGCCATTTCCATCAAAGATGGGGAAAAATTCTCCAACTTGGATACGGCGCACGCGCAGGTGATGTGCAAGCTCGGGGGTGAGGGTATTTGGCTTTTGGTTTTCCCATGGGCCGGGAAGATAAAATTGAGGCATTACTGAAATATAGCTAATTAATTTTCTCGAGACCCAATTTACGATGTCAAACCTTCAAATTCGTATGGCAAATGCCATTCGTGCTTTATCCATGGATGCAGTTCAACAAGCCAATTCCGGACATCCTGGAATGCCAATGGGTATGGCTGATATTGCAGTTGGTCTGTGGAATGAACATTTGCAGCACAATCCAACCGATCCCCATTGGATGAATCGTGATCGCTTCGTTTTATCTAACGGCCATGGCTCGATGTTGTTGTATTCCTTATTGCATCTCACTGGCTATGACTTGCCGATGAGCGAGTTAAAAAATTTCCGTCAGTTGCACAGCAAAACTGCTGGCCATCCAGAATATGGAATTACTCCCGGAGTAGAAACCACTACCGGTCCTTTAGGTCAGGGAATTTCAAACGCGGTTGGCATGGCGCTGGCAGAAAAATTATTATCTGCGGAATTTAATCGCCCAGGCCACGATATTGTTGATCACTACACCTATGTTTTTTTAGGCGATGGATGTTTGATGGAAGGCATCAGTCATGAAGTATGTTCATTGGCTGGCACACTCAAACTTAATAAACTCATTGCACTATGGGATGACAACGGCATCTCGATTGATGGCAAAGTAGTCTCTTGGTTTAACGAGGATACGCCAAAGCGTTTTGAGGCTTACGGCTGGAATGTTCTTCGTGCTGTGGATGGTCATGATGCAGAGGCTGTATCTAGTGCAATCGCTCAAGCGAAGAAGAGTGACAAACCGACATTGATTTGTTGCAAGACTGCGATTGGTCAAGGTTCTCCCAATATGGCGGGTAGCGATAAGGTGCATGGCTCCCCATTGGGCGCAGCTGAAATTGCTGCAACCCGTGTTGCATTGAACTGGCCCTATGCGCCGTTTGAAATCCCAAACGATATTTATGAAGCTTGGGATTTTAAGAAGCGTGGTCAAGCTGCTGAGCATGAGTGGAATAAAGAATTCCAGGCCTACAAAAATAAATATCCAGAGTTGGCTTCTGAATTACAGCGCCGTATGCAAGGCGATTTATCTAAAGACTTTTCAAAAACTTTAGACGCTTATTTAAAAACCTGTGAAGTCAAAGCAGAAACAATTGCTACTCGCAAGGCCAGTCAAAATGCGATCGAGGCATTAGCGCCAGCTTTGCCGGAGTTCATGGGCGGATCTGCCGACTTAACAGGCTCTAACTTAACCAACTGGTCTTCATGCAAGGCTGTGCGTGGAGATCAATGGGGCAACCACATCAACTACGGTGTGCGTGAGTTTGGTATGAGTGCCATCATGAACGGTATCGCTTTACATGGTGGATATATTCCATTCGGTGGCACCTTCTTAACCTTCTCTGATTACAGTCGCAATGCATTGCGCATGGCTGCATTGATGAAATTGCGTAGCATCTTTGTCTTTACACATGACTCTATTGGCTTGGGTGAGGATGGTCCAACCCACCAGTCTGTTGAGCATGTCGCAAGCTTGCGCCTCATTCCGAACTTGATGGTCTGGCGTCCATGTGACACCACTGAGAGTGCAGTTGCATGGGGT
This genomic interval carries:
- a CDS encoding barstar family protein, giving the protein MNNRSENGTTVGFDEHSRAESWDSNDRLETESSAANIYAEGGLSRLQTYAANQVSGKKVTASWRAALAVRDAGPPAMLRSVRPNIVQSIRAFRTPDLQEAATELGQHFIYANCANAMTKGEVLEAIAIAYTFTKQQAKNFDPLLDALTTTVDKSGPQPGFVVVLEGLPCTQKFDKEARETLLDVFRDAVDFWSERRTPYRVFYSFA
- a CDS encoding 16S rRNA (uracil(1498)-N(3))-methyltransferase, whose translation is MPQFYLPGPWENQKPNTLTPELAHHLRVRRIQVGEFFPIFDGNGQVALAKLLSLSNKSGEAELSDIRQDTHRESPYAITLAQGLAGGDKMDWVVEKAIETGAQLIAPLQCERSVIKLTRSSDAERAQKRLLHWQGIVQAACEQCDRTVLATVEPVQSFASYLQKTQKAKLKLLLSPDTDKSLYSVLVDNPPQDVILMIGPEGGHSPEEEAQAQAAGYQIVSLGDRVLRTETAGIVAITVVHSIWGPEMQNRLK
- a CDS encoding NADP-dependent malic enzyme, translating into MSKPSNSSKEQQIADLRAAALHYHEFPTPGKIEIAPTKQLTNQRDLALAYTPGVAAPCEEIVKDPANAFKYTARGNLVGVITNGTAVLGLGNIGPLASKPVMEGKAVLFKKFAGIDVFDIEVNENDPDKLVEIIAALEPTFGGINLEDIKAPDCFIVERKLRARMKIPVFHDDQHGTAIVVAAAILNGLKVVGKDVANVKLVTSGAGAAALACLDLLVDLGIPRKNIWVTDLVGVAYKGRQELMDPQKEPFCQETDLRTLDQVIEGADIFLGLSAGGVLKQSMVKKMADKPLIYALANPTPEILPEEVKEVRPDAVMATGRTDYPNQVNNVLCFPFIFRGALDVGATTITRGMEVAAVKAVAELARAEQSEIVTSVYGIENLSFGPEYLIPKPFDPRLITVIAPAVAKAAMEDGVALRPIKDFDAYRNQLQQFVYHSGTLMKPLFSIAKGVPAAQKRIVFAEGEDERVLRAVQIIIDEHLATPILIGRPAVIEHRIDKFGLRIKAGEDFEIVNPESDSRFRDFWQTYLGLTERKGVTESFAKLEMRRRNSLIGSIMISKGMADGMICGTVGNLATHLKYIDEVVGQEPGANVYGAMSGLILPGRQVFLVDTHVNIDPTAEQLAELTLMAANEMRKLGIAPKVALLSHSNFGSSSAPSAVKMRDVLALIQKADPSLEVDGEMHGDSALDETIRAGAVTSSPLKGDANLLVLPNIDAANISYNLLKTAAGNGIAIGPLLLGVAKPIHILTPAATVRRIVNVTTLAVVEAASNARGAA
- the thiL gene encoding thiamine-phosphate kinase, producing MQSQTSSLGEFDLIQRFFKTQSELMLVSNPGSVKLGIGDDCALLKTDPAEEIAITSDMLVCGRHFFPDANPEWLGWKALAVNLSDLAAMGARPLGFTLALALPEANSAWLEAFSKGLFTIANQFACPLIGGDTTAGPLNICITAFGSIPKDEAIRRTGALAGDDIWVSGAVGDARLALAALRHELELKNGDLEIIEARMHQPTPRVHLGIALRGIANSALDISDGLLGDLRHILKQSGKDAEIFLDRIPKSTTLRKQSQTIQNQYAATGGDDYELCFTAASSSRDAITKISEDLNLPLTQIGSIKSMQSSAPEIHIVGNDGKELDTQEAGLLLKSFDHFA
- the tkt gene encoding transketolase; translation: MSNLQIRMANAIRALSMDAVQQANSGHPGMPMGMADIAVGLWNEHLQHNPTDPHWMNRDRFVLSNGHGSMLLYSLLHLTGYDLPMSELKNFRQLHSKTAGHPEYGITPGVETTTGPLGQGISNAVGMALAEKLLSAEFNRPGHDIVDHYTYVFLGDGCLMEGISHEVCSLAGTLKLNKLIALWDDNGISIDGKVVSWFNEDTPKRFEAYGWNVLRAVDGHDAEAVSSAIAQAKKSDKPTLICCKTAIGQGSPNMAGSDKVHGSPLGAAEIAATRVALNWPYAPFEIPNDIYEAWDFKKRGQAAEHEWNKEFQAYKNKYPELASELQRRMQGDLSKDFSKTLDAYLKTCEVKAETIATRKASQNAIEALAPALPEFMGGSADLTGSNLTNWSSCKAVRGDQWGNHINYGVREFGMSAIMNGIALHGGYIPFGGTFLTFSDYSRNALRMAALMKLRSIFVFTHDSIGLGEDGPTHQSVEHVASLRLIPNLMVWRPCDTTESAVAWGAAIERQHGPSALIFSRQNCPFVPRNSQQVKDIARGGYVLRDPKKLKIKAVIIATGSEIALALQTAERLEGEGFGIRVVSIPSTTVFDQQDAAYKATVLPADIPRIAVEAGVSDFWWKYGCAAVHGVDTFGESAPAPVLYEYFGLTVDQITKTVKQCIAKK